The proteins below come from a single Mercenaria mercenaria strain notata chromosome 3, MADL_Memer_1, whole genome shotgun sequence genomic window:
- the LOC128555832 gene encoding protein draper-like, with the protein PSCDTVCGYCLPNNVSVVKCDLYTGFCVKGCVDSYFGRRCKKKCGHCLPDDNGRVACDINTGNCLNPCIAGYFGPSCFDKCNSNCFDSNTNTNRCDRLSGNCIYGCVSGWYGDMCNKTCSNTCQNRSCRQKSGNCEGRCLSGWYGDTCNITCSSMCSERSCCQNSGYCKNGCVSGWYGDSCNVSCSSNCNGTSCDQNLGQCDGGCIPGFFGHTCKFNCVDTCKNGVCDKETSECTQGCVTGYEGAFCNTTTDNGQDCILVGMTSSLAGVVTSLVFVFIVWFIRRKIIKGKRYNCLQMSTRESAVPLYDDILNINDTSMKHFSGSDLYTEVGTTHTPMGTHDFRSSMSTSCDNETGGNCASTTFEVDADAETNNTEKHRVSESYSYIEIDATHPRSTHESGSNTRIIYDNDFAATRPRDSNRTLNKDLMSTRNKEIDANDINATPQKSEEDNCNTNPSVLNIEMQFKPQADAIEGDNDSLNYIHPVH; encoded by the exons CCAAGTTGCGACACTGTATGTGGATACTGTTTACCGAATAATGTCAGTGTAGTGAAGTGCGATCTGTACACAGGATTCTGTGTAAAAGGTTGCGTTGATAGCTACTTCGGTCGTCGTTGTAAAAAGAAATGCGGACATTGCCTACCAGACGATAACGGGAGAGTTGCGTGTGATATAAACACCGGAAATTGTTTGAACCCTTGCATTGCAGGTTACTTTGGTCCATCCTGTTTTGATAAATGTAACAGTAACTGTTTTgattcaaatacaaatacaaatagatGTGATAGATTGTCGGGAAATTGCATTTATGGCTGTGTGTCTGGATGGTACGGTGACATGTGTAATAAAACTTGTAGTAACACATGTCAAAATAGATCGTGTCGTCAAAAATCTGGCAACTGCGAAGGAAGATGTTTGTCTGGTTGGTATGGCGATACGTGTAATATAACTTGCAGCAGCATGTGTTCAGAAAGATCTTGCTGTCAAAATTCGGGTTACTGTAAAAATGGATGTGTTTCTGGTTGGTATGGTGATAGTTGCAACGTTTCATGCAGTAGCAACTGTAATGGTACATCTTGTGACCAGAATTTAGGCCAATGTGATGGTGGTTGTATTCCTGGTTTCTTTGGTCACACGTGTAAATTCAACTGTGTTGACACTTGTAAAAACGGTGTTTGTGACAAGGAAACATCGGAGTGTACTCAGGGATGTGTAACAGGATACGAAGGAGCATTCTGCAATACAA CAACAGACAATGGTCAAGATTGTATTTTAGTTGGCATGACGAGCAGTCTGGCTGGAGTTGTAACATCTCTAGTATTTGTCTTTATTGTTTGGTTCATAAGAAG aaaaataatcaaAGGGAAGCGTTATAACTGCCTTCAAATGTCAACAAGAGAGAGCGCAGTGCCATTATATGacgatatattaaatataaatg ATACATCGATGAAACATTTTTCTGGCAGCGATTTGTACACAGAAGTTGGTACAACTCACACACCGATGGGTACACATGATTTCAGATCCAGTATGAGTACCAGCTGTGATAATGAAACTGGTGGCAATTGTGCAAGTACGACCTTCGAAGTTGATGCAGATGCGGAAACCA ATAACACAGAGAAACACCGTGTTAGTGAGAGCTATTCATACATAGAAATTGATGCCACCCATCCGAGAAGTACACATGAATCTGGATCTAACACGCGTATTATTTATGATAACGATTTTGCTG ctacACGCCCAAGAGATTCAAATAGAACACTAAACAAAGATTTGATGTCCACAAGAAATAAGGAAATAGATGCCAATGACATTAACGCAACACCACAAAAGTCTGAAGAAGATAATTGCAACACAAATCCGtctgtattaaacattgaaatgcAGTTTAAACCACAGGCGGATGCAATTGAAGGAGACAATGACAGCTTAAATTATATACATCCtgtgcattaa